One window of the Longimicrobiaceae bacterium genome contains the following:
- a CDS encoding ABC transporter ATP-binding protein, translating into MSGHTPVIRTEGLTKVYQMGPNLVHALRGVDLIVEPGEMIAVMGASGSGKSTLMNILGCLDTPTSGSYYLDGIRVDGQSKNALADIRNQKIGFVFQGFNLLARTSALDNVELPLLYDRAHRFKDTKAAAARALERVGLGDRLDHHPNELSGGQQQRVAIARALVTEPALILADEPTGNLDTRTSIEVMALFQELNDQGVTILLVTHEHDIGEYHKRIVEVRDGQIIRDHPVEDRRIAADDLAELDSRSTMALV; encoded by the coding sequence ATGAGCGGCCACACTCCCGTCATCCGGACCGAAGGCCTGACCAAGGTCTACCAGATGGGTCCGAACCTCGTGCACGCCCTGCGCGGGGTGGACCTGATCGTCGAGCCCGGCGAGATGATCGCGGTCATGGGGGCTTCCGGGTCCGGCAAGTCCACGCTCATGAACATCCTGGGCTGCCTCGACACGCCCACGTCGGGCAGCTACTACCTGGACGGGATCCGGGTGGACGGGCAGTCGAAGAACGCCCTGGCCGACATCCGCAACCAGAAGATCGGTTTCGTCTTCCAGGGCTTCAACCTGCTGGCGCGCACCAGCGCGCTGGACAACGTGGAGCTGCCGCTCCTGTACGATCGCGCGCACCGCTTCAAGGACACCAAGGCCGCGGCGGCGCGCGCGCTGGAGCGTGTCGGTCTCGGGGACCGCCTGGACCATCACCCCAACGAGCTCTCCGGCGGACAGCAGCAGCGGGTGGCGATCGCGCGCGCGCTCGTCACCGAGCCGGCACTGATCCTGGCGGACGAGCCCACGGGCAACCTCGACACCCGCACCTCCATCGAGGTGATGGCGCTGTTCCAGGAGCTCAACGACCAGGGCGTCACCATCCTGCTGGTCACGCACGAGCACGACATCGGCGAATATCACAAGCGCATCGTGGAGGTGCGCGACGGCCAGATTATCCGGGATCACCCCGTGGAGGACCGTCGCATCGCGGCGGACGACCTGGCGGAGCTCGATTCCCGCTCAACGATGGCGCTCGTATGA